From one Solanum stenotomum isolate F172 chromosome 12, ASM1918654v1, whole genome shotgun sequence genomic stretch:
- the LOC125847046 gene encoding E3 ubiquitin-protein ligase WAV3-like, with amino-acid sequence MLMLWHKLKKALSLKRKDNNSQNETHHSKSPAIPSSPSSLSRLPSPTARLSKETCVICLGSMKAEKGKAIFTAECMHSFHFSCIGENVKHGNLFCPICRCKWKEIPFQFATDVTIVRRIRVLGPVNPLPSTSNF; translated from the exons atGTTGATGTTGTGGCATAAACTGAAGAAGGCGCTCTCACTTAAGCGTAAGGATAACAATTCCCAGAATGAGACACACCATTCCAAATCACCTGCTATTCCTTCGTCGCCGTCCTCCTTGTCCCGTTTACCCAGCCCCACCGCACGATTATCCAAG GAAACATGTGTGATTTGCCTTGGGAGTATGAAAGCTGAGAAAGGTAAGGCCATATTTACTGCTGAATGCATGCATTCGTTTCACTTCAGCTGCATTGGCGAAAATGTTAAGCATGGGAACCTCTTTTGCCCCATCTGTAGATGCAAATGGAAGGAGATCCCTTTCCAATTTGCTACTGATGTTACTATAGTGCGTCGAATTCGGGTGCTTGGTCCTGTTAACCCCCTCCCCAGCACGTCCAATTTTTAG